The Nitrospinota bacterium genome contains the following window.
GCTGTAAAAGGCGTTCCGTCCCGACCATTGATATCAGCAACAATGATGGAACCTTCAACCGTGCCGGTTCCACCACCTCTTTTATAATATTCTCCCTCTCCCACCACAAGAATCACGCCTTTATAATCAAATTCTCCCCTTACAGTGAGTCTGCCTGTAACGAACAGTATCCCTTGACCAGATTTGGATCCCAGACCAGTATCAAAATCACCATCAATAACCACTATCTCTGGATTAGTTTCAGTCCCAAGATTAAAACCAGGGTCATTCGGATCTGTATAATTTGCACGGGATTTCAGGTCATTATAGAGATCTTGGTAGTACTGAATGCTATCGAGCCCAGCCTGATTGAGGGCCCCTGGATCAGAATCGATGGAAGGGGTTCCACCAGCACCGATGACCTGGTCACACCTCCTCCTACAGGCTCTCTTTGCTTGATACTCCGCCCACCAATTTGACACAGTAACTGCCGTAGCTGGGTCTCCTCCAGCTGCATCATTCCCGTCAACTAACCATGCATTACTCCTCCCCGGTCGAAAAGTTAAGGATGGACCAGGCAGAACAACAGGGCTTACTGGAGTAAAAGAGGCGGTTGGCTGTGCAACAATCGCCTGAACAACGGATGTGGAGCCGTCAGGCCCCGTCCCAAATGCGGTAATGGTAATCCTGCCATTTGTGTCGTTGCTGTTGGTAACGCCGTCTGCAGCATCATTGGTTATATAGACGGCATAGGTGCTGTTCCCGATCGTCTGGCCCGAGTAAATAGGGATATCATCTCCAGGGAAGTTATCGACATTGGTGCTGTTCACCATCTGATTGTCACCACCAGCTGCATTTTGGAGCTCTGTGCTAAAATTCAGACTCTTAAGATATTCCCTTGCCCTCTCCAGGCCAGCCTCTGCAGCGTAGTAGGCCTGGGTGTGATCGCGATAATTGGATGTCACTCGATAATCGATAAGATTCGAGTTAATTCCCCATACACCTAAAACAGCCAGGGATGTGAGTATCATCAGCGAGGCGACAAGAGCCACACCTCTTTGATCTGTTAGGGTTAAAAGAGCCCTTTTTGCGATGATTTTATATAATCTCTTCATATTTTCCCTCATTTTTTCCTCATTTTGATTATAATCCCATATTTCTTAAATTAACCCTTGATGTTAATGTTCTGATCCTAAAACCACCATTTTGACTGAAATAGGGATCGGGATTGCCTGTCCTCACGGTTATTGATATCTCTACAATCCGAACATTTGCTGCACTCACAGGGGATGGCAGGAGATTTCCATTCTGATCGAAGTATTGAAACGTTAAACCCTGGATATTATCAACCAGTATCTGAAACTGTTCACTTGTCGTGCTCCTTCTTTGAATCACAAGACTGCTTGCATCGTATCGATAGGTGATATCTTCGTTTGGCTCGCTTGCGCCAATCACCCCATTCTCATTCACATCTCCTGTGAAAGAGAGAGCCGGGGTCGCCTCATCAATGTTTGTAATCCCCATGCCTCCTGCCTCTGTGGGATCAAATCCAGCCATCCTGATATCCCTTGCCATGATATCCATGGCAGCCCTTACATTCTCCTGCATCTCTACGATCTGATCCTGGGCTATATAGGTCCTGTGCTGGCTCAAAAATATATTAAATATCCCCACGAGAAGAATGCTGGTTACAGCCAGGGCAATCAGGAGCTCGATGAGGCTAAAGCCCCTCTCATTATTTTTTAATTGTAAAATAAAAGTCCTCAATTACTCACTCCTTAGTGTATCGACTGTAAAAGTGCTGGTCCCCCCTTGTCTGTTGGGCCAGCTTACTGTTAAGGTAATTTGTCTTAAGGTCGCGCTGATATTGGTCACAACCCACTGCCTTGTGTAATCACCCGCAGTATCATTTCCACTATTAAGGTTATTAAAAGGGATGTTTTTCAGCTCTTCCATCTTATCCTGAGCAACGGTTGCCGCCTGTGTTACCATGTCATTTGTAGCATTTCCCCTGATAACAGAAAGGGATGTCATCGCCATTGCCAAAAGCGCAATGGAGAGAACCGCCAGGGCAATCAACACCTCAATCAGCGTCATCCCTTTTGAATCGAGTTTAAAAAGTTTAAATCTTATTTTTTTTATCATCGCTTTAATTTATCCTGACTCTTCCTGTTCTAAGGACGACGACATCTCTTGTTGAACCTACTGAATTTCTTAAAGTTATTGTATTATTGTTGGCTAATCCCCTTGAGTTGAACGTCACATTATTAAAGTTGGTTAGGGTAACCCCTGTATAATCATTATTTAAATTCCTCTCTGGAAGAAGGTCTGTCCCATTCGTTAGTTCAACCACGTATCTTTGATTGCTCATATAACTCATCCTTACTGACTCATTTCGAGAAATCGCCATCATTTTCACCAGATTGAGATCTGAGGCAACAGTTCTTGCAGCACCGTTCAGTCTCCATCCCTCAAAGCCAGGAAAGAAATTGACAAGAGCAAGAAGTGCTAATATAGCAATAAGGGAAATAACAATTAGCATCTCCACAAGAGTATATCCACCCTCACCTTTCATCTCTTGCCCCTTTAATAAAAAAGCCTATTCCCTCTCGAAAGAATAGGCTTTTCATTTTTATATCAAGGCAACCCTGCTGCCCAAAAGGGCCAGTGGCTTTGCGTCCTATCCTTTCGGAGTAGTTTGCCTTTATCTGATATAACTTCTTATTATAGTTATATCAAATTACTATCTTTTAAATATTTTGTCAATACCCTGCTCTAGCTTTACCTTTTTCATTCTCTATTTTATGCGATATCCGTGCCAAAGTGTTAGAAAGATTTATATTTTATAATCCTTTTTATTACAAGGAGTTGCAGTTACTTTCTCCTCTCTAAAAAATCTCTTTTTTGTCCGGAAGATTTAAAAAGTAACAACCATAAAATAAAATCCCTTTCATATGGAGATTTTTCATATTAACCTATTGATACTAAAGACATTTAAAGATATTTTTAATATGGTTTAAAATAGACCACCATTGATTCAAAATATACCTCAAAAATCTCAAAAATCAAAAAGAAAAAGAATATTTAAAATAAAAAGGGGAAAGGCTTAAGATATTCTCTTGCAATATCTTAGGCGATTTGTTAATATAAAATATTATTAATTTCACAGAAACCAAAATGAATAATAATAAGATTTTGGTCGTTGATAATGAGCTGGAAATATTAAATGTCCTTCAAGATGTCCTCAATATCTTAGGATACGCACCTGTTGTGGTCACGAGCGGAAAAGATGCCTTAGAAATCTTTGAAAAAGGGAAGTTCTCTTTAGTCATCACTGATATGGTTATGCCAGATATCAATGGGCTTGACCTTCTTAAAGAAATAAAAAAATTAGACTCAAATATTCCGGTAGTTATTATTACTGGTTTTGGTTCAGAAGTTATTGAAGAGGCAATTCAGGCCGGAGCGGATGGATATATCGAAAAGCCTTTTAAAATAGAGGATATTAAGAATATCCTTGAAAAAAACCTGCGATAGACCCTCCCCTTTTTAATCTTTTTTCACATAGTAATTCTTTTAATTTGCTTATAAGCTTACTTATCTTTAACTAAAAAAATAGAGGATGAGATTATTCATATTCATGCTTCTGTGCTATAAGCTGGGGCGGGATATTTGTAGGAGGGTTATTTGCTAATTGACTGTTATAAATGATGTTTGAATTTCCACCGCCTGAAGTTGTGAAAATAGGATTTCCTAAACTATCATCAGCGGTAAAAGGTATATTGTCCGGACCATTGATATCAGCAATGATGATGGAACCTCTAACCGTACCGCTTCCACCTCCATGTCTTATCAAATTTCCCCGTCCCACCACAAGTATCACACCATTATAACTAAAGTTTCCTCGCAAGGTCAGTGTTCCTGTAACAATCAATATCCCATAGCCGGTTCCAGGTCCAGTATTAAGGTCTCCATTGATATAGACAATGCTAGGTTCTTGCTCAGTCCCCAGATTAAAGCCAGTGTCAGATGTTGAGGTATAATCTGCAAATGCTGCCAGATTTTGAATCATACTTTTTAATTGCTGAGGGTCATCCAGACCGGCCTGGCTTAGGGCCACAGGGTCTGCTACGACAGAAGGGCTCACACCGTTGCTTACTATCTGGTCGCATCTGGGATTACAACCATTTCTTACAGAATTCTCTGCAGTCACATTCGACACCGTAACCGTTGGAACATTTGAGCCCCCTGCTGAATCATCCCCGCTGAATTGGAATGCATTGCTATTACCAGGTTCAAAATATACATCTGGTCCCGGCATAACAATAGGACTTGGGGGAGAAAAAGGGAGAGAAAATTTTTTAACGATCCCCTTCACAACGGCCTTCGAATTTCCAGGCCCGTATCCAAAAGAGATGAGGTTTACTTTGCCATTTGTGTCATTGTTGTTCGTAGCTCCATCTGCTGCATCATTTGTTAGATATACGGTATAGGAACAGTTTCCAATCGACTGATTAGATAAAAGAGGGATATCATCTCCAGGAAAGTTATTGATATTGGTACTGTCGACCAGCTGATTGTCTGTACCATCGGCATTCTTTAGCTCTGTATCAAAATTGAGACCAGCAAGAAAATCCCTTGCTCTTTCTACACCAGCCTCTGCAGCGTAGTAGGCCTGTGTATGATCGCGATAATTTATTGTTATCCGATTATCGATCAGGTTTGAAGTGATCCCCCATACACCTAAGATAGCTAGGGATGTCATGATCATCAGCGAAGCGATAAGAGCCACTCCTCTTTGGTCTGAAAGGATCAGAAAAGACCTTCTCAGGATGTACAATAATCTTTTCATCTTTTTATCTCATTAAGGTGAAAACCCAAGATTTCTTAGATTGACTTTTGATGTTAATGTTCTCGTTCTAAAGCCACTATTTTGGCTATAATAAGGGTCTGGGTTGCTTGCTCTTGATGTTATCGATATCTCTACGATCCGAACATTTGCTGCACTCACAGGGGATGGCAGGAGATTTCCATTCTCATCAAAGTATCGAAAGTTCAAGCTCTGGATATTGCTAACCAGAGGAAGGAGGTTATCATTTGTCGTACTTTTTCTTCTAATCACAAGATTATTTGCATCGTATCGATAGGTAATATCTTCGTTCGACTCACTTGCACCAATAACTCCATTCTCATTAATATCTGCTGTAAATGATAGGGAAGGGATCGCTTCATCAATGTTCGTTATCCCCATCCCCCCTGCCTCTGTGGGATCGTATCCAGCCATTCTGATATCCCTTAACATGATATCCAGGGCAGCCCTTACATTCTCCTGCATCTCTACGATCTGATCCTGTGCCATATAGGTCCTGTGCTGGCTCAAAAATATATTAAATATCCCAACGAGAAGGATGCTGGTTACAGCCAGGGCAATCAGGAGCTCTATGAGGCTCAAGCCCCTCTCACTCCTCTTTATCTCTGAAACAAAACTTCTCAATCATTCACCCCAAAATTTTAATGATTGTAAAAGTTCTGAATTCGTAATCAATATTAGATAAATATTTGGATTTTTGTCAAGATTATATTTAAGATTATTTATTTAAGGAAAGAGTTGATATTTGTTATGGTCTGTTATTTTGGGAACTCACCGACAATAGATAGCAAAAAGGGATATTAAGACACTATCAAAAATCTAAGATAGATCCTCTTCTTTATCTCTCTTTTTTTCATCAAGGAGTTCCTTTAACTCACTCATGAACTCATTGATATCTCTGAATTGTCTATATACCGAGGCAAACCTAACATAGGCCACTTCATCGAGTTCGTGAAGCTCCCTCATTATCTTTTCCCCGATAATTCCACTTGGTATCTCCTTATCACCTATCTCTAAGAGAGATTTTTCAATCCTGCTTATCAATTCTTCCATCGTGGTAAGGCTAATAGGCCTCTTTTCACAGGCCTTTTTAATTCCTGTTAAGATCTTTTCCCTGTCAAAGGGCTCTCTTCTTCCGTCTTTCTTAATAACAAAGGGGAGGTGTTCTTCGATTTTCTCATAAGTGGTAAATCTTCTTCCACACTCAAAGCACTCCCTTCTTCGTCTTATCACATCTAATTCTTTTGTTAGACGAGAGTCTACGACCTTGTTCTCCTTGAATCCGCATCCAGGACACTTCATATATTCAATCTCTCAGAATA
Protein-coding sequences here:
- a CDS encoding pilus assembly PilX N-terminal domain-containing protein translates to MKRLYKIIAKRALLTLTDQRGVALVASLMILTSLAVLGVWGINSNLIDYRVTSNYRDHTQAYYAAEAGLERAREYLKSLNFSTELQNAAGGDNQMVNSTNVDNFPGDDIPIYSGQTIGNSTYAVYITNDAADGVTNSNDTNGRITITAFGTGPDGSTSVVQAIVAQPTASFTPVSPVVLPGPSLTFRPGRSNAWLVDGNDAAGGDPATAVTVSNWWAEYQAKRACRRRCDQVIGAGGTPSIDSDPGALNQAGLDSIQYYQDLYNDLKSRANYTDPNDPGFNLGTETNPEIVVIDGDFDTGLGSKSGQGILFVTGRLTVRGEFDYKGVILVVGEGEYYKRGGGTGTVEGSIIVADINGRDGTPFTADDRWESPEFVTSGGGSSSFVYNSDVARNPMQNDTPRTIAITQKYGQ
- a CDS encoding prepilin-type N-terminal cleavage/methylation domain-containing protein; protein product: MRTFILQLKNNERGFSLIELLIALAVTSILLVGIFNIFLSQHRTYIAQDQIVEMQENVRAAMDIMARDIRMAGFDPTEAGGMGITNIDEATPALSFTGDVNENGVIGASEPNEDITYRYDASSLVIQRRSTTSEQFQILVDNIQGLTFQYFDQNGNLLPSPVSAANVRIVEISITVRTGNPDPYFSQNGGFRIRTLTSRVNLRNMGL
- a CDS encoding prepilin-type N-terminal cleavage/methylation domain-containing protein, with translation MIKKIRFKLFKLDSKGMTLIEVLIALAVLSIALLAMAMTSLSVIRGNATNDMVTQAATVAQDKMEELKNIPFNNLNSGNDTAGDYTRQWVVTNISATLRQITLTVSWPNRQGGTSTFTVDTLRSE
- a CDS encoding GspH/FimT family protein; its protein translation is MKGEGGYTLVEMLIVISLIAILALLALVNFFPGFEGWRLNGAARTVASDLNLVKMMAISRNESVRMSYMSNQRYVVELTNGTDLLPERNLNNDYTGVTLTNFNNVTFNSRGLANNNTITLRNSVGSTRDVVVLRTGRVRIN
- a CDS encoding response regulator gives rise to the protein MNNNKILVVDNELEILNVLQDVLNILGYAPVVVTSGKDALEIFEKGKFSLVITDMVMPDINGLDLLKEIKKLDSNIPVVIITGFGSEVIEEAIQAGADGYIEKPFKIEDIKNILEKNLR
- a CDS encoding pilus assembly PilX N-terminal domain-containing protein, coding for MKRLLYILRRSFLILSDQRGVALIASLMIMTSLAILGVWGITSNLIDNRITINYRDHTQAYYAAEAGVERARDFLAGLNFDTELKNADGTDNQLVDSTNINNFPGDDIPLLSNQSIGNCSYTVYLTNDAADGATNNNDTNGKVNLISFGYGPGNSKAVVKGIVKKFSLPFSPPSPIVMPGPDVYFEPGNSNAFQFSGDDSAGGSNVPTVTVSNVTAENSVRNGCNPRCDQIVSNGVSPSVVADPVALSQAGLDDPQQLKSMIQNLAAFADYTSTSDTGFNLGTEQEPSIVYINGDLNTGPGTGYGILIVTGTLTLRGNFSYNGVILVVGRGNLIRHGGGSGTVRGSIIIADINGPDNIPFTADDSLGNPIFTTSGGGNSNIIYNSQLANNPPTNIPPQLIAQKHEYE
- a CDS encoding prepilin-type N-terminal cleavage/methylation domain-containing protein, which encodes MRSFVSEIKRSERGLSLIELLIALAVTSILLVGIFNIFLSQHRTYMAQDQIVEMQENVRAALDIMLRDIRMAGYDPTEAGGMGITNIDEAIPSLSFTADINENGVIGASESNEDITYRYDANNLVIRRKSTTNDNLLPLVSNIQSLNFRYFDENGNLLPSPVSAANVRIVEISITSRASNPDPYYSQNSGFRTRTLTSKVNLRNLGFSP
- the nrdR gene encoding transcriptional regulator NrdR, which translates into the protein MKCPGCGFKENKVVDSRLTKELDVIRRRRECFECGRRFTTYEKIEEHLPFVIKKDGRREPFDREKILTGIKKACEKRPISLTTMEELISRIEKSLLEIGDKEIPSGIIGEKIMRELHELDEVAYVRFASVYRQFRDINEFMSELKELLDEKKRDKEEDLS